CTACTTTTTCTGCTAATAATTGAATCCGATGCTTAGATAATGTCTGAACAAGTTCTTTTCTTTCTTCTGGTGTCGTTAGTAAAAAATCAATTTTCACAATATCAGCGAAATGTAACAAAGATTCACTTTGATCTTTTAAAACAAAGTCATCTAATGCTAAAATGTACCCTTTTCTTTTTAACTCTCGACATGCTTCTATAACGGCAGGTGTCGGACGAACATCTTCTAGTATTTCTACAACAATTTGTTTTGCGGGTAACAACAATGGTAACCGTTGTAAGAGTAAATTTTCTGTAAAATTAATAAAACTTAAATGATTGTCTGAAATTTGATTAATGCCGATATTAATCAGGCTATTAATTAATACTTCAATCGTCGCCTCATCTGGATTGTTATTTTCAAAAACATTTTGTTCTTCATTGCTTCTATATAACAACTCATACGCACAGACAGACTCATTTTGATTAAAAATCGGTTGGCGTGCAACAAAAACTTTCATTTTTTCCACCTCACGAAAACAAATAGCTAAAAAGTAATATGTTAGGAAAATATCCTTCTCATTTTTCAAATAATAATCTATGCTAATGTAAAAAAATATTATTGTACTTTCTCACCTATACTATCATGATATAAAACCTTTCACGACATATGTTTTATTATTCATTATACTGTAATTTTACTATTTATATGAAAAAATAAGGAAAAATCCTTTCGTGATATAGAGATAAAAGGATTTTTCTTAGTGTTATTGTTATGCCGGATCTATTTCTAGTAATAAATCTCCTGTTAAAATAGATTCCCCTTCTTGAACATGAATATCTTTTACTATTCCAGCAACCGGTGCTTGTATGGTTGTTTCCATTTTCATCGCTTCTGTAATCAGTAAATGCTCACCGCTTTTTACTTCTTCTCCTTTTGTAACTAACACTTTCAGCACAGTACCTGGCATCGTTGCACCGATATGAGACGGATTTGTTTTATCTGTTTTCCTTTTTTCTATCATGGTTGATTTAATGCTTTGATCTTTTATTGTTACTTCACGCGGTTGCCCATTCATTTCAAAATAGATAATTCTGGTACCATCGGATTGTGGTTGACTAATCGCAACGAGTTTCACGATTAACGTTTTTCCCTGTTCAATTTTGACGTGAATTTCTTCTCCTAAACGCATACCGTAAAAAAATGTTGGTGTATCTAGCACGGATAGGTCCCCAAATTCATCTGTTACTTTTGCAAAGTCTAAAAAGACTTTCGGATACAATGCATAGCTAAGTACTTCTTCAGCTGTTGCTATATGATGTAATGTATCGCTTAATAACTCTTTCATCGCCTTAAAATCTACCTCTGGTAATGTTTTTCCCGGACGATCGTCTAACGGTTTCTTTCCATTTAATATAATGTTTTGTAGTGGTTGTGGAAATCCTCCACTAGGTTGACCTAAGTACCCTTGGAAAAATTGAACAACAGAATCTGGAAAGTCTAATGTTTTCCCTCGTTCGAAAATAGTTTCTGCCGATAAATGATTTTGTACCATAAATAACGCCATATCACCGACTACTTTAGAAGACGGCGTCACTTTTACGATATCTCCAAATAATAGATTTACCCGTCGATACATATCTTTTACTTCATCAAAGCGATTTTTTAATCCAACCGCTTTTGCTTGTTGTTGTAAGTTACTATATTGTCCGCCTGGCATTTCATGTTGATATACCTCTGTATGTGGTGCTAACAAGCCGCTTTCAAAACCATGATAATATTTTCGTGTTTCTTCCCAATATCGACTGATTTTTTCGACATGCTGTATATTCATTTTCGGGCGTCTAGAACTATGCTCCAATGCATAATATAATGTGTTCATACTCGGCTGTGATGTTAATCCTGCCATTGACCCCATTGCAGCATCGACAATATCAACTCCCGCTTCAATTGCTTTTGCATACATAAAAATTCCATTTCCGCTCGTATCATGCGTATGCAAATGAATGGGGAGATCTACTGTTTCTTTTAACGTTGTAATAAGTTGATAGGCAGCTTCTGGTTTTAATAAACCTGCCATATCTTTAATACCTAAAATGTGCGCTCCTGTTTGTTCTAGCTCTTTTGCTAACTGTTTATAATAGGAAATGTCATATTTTTTTCTTCCAACATCTAAAATATCACCTGTGTAACACATCGTTGCTTCTGCCACTTTTCCTGAATCAATAACAGAAGCAATCGCTATTTCCATCCCTTTTACCCAGTTTAAGCTATCAAAAATTCGGAACACATCCATGCCATTTTTCGCAGCTCGTTGCACGAAAGATTGAATGACATTGTCCGGATAATTAGTGTACCCAACTGCGTTTGCACCGCGCAATAACATTTGTAACAACACATTGGGAACTTCTTGTCGTATTGTTTTTAATCGCTCCCATGGGTCTTCAAATAAAAAGCGCATCGAAACATCAAACGTTGCCCCTCCCCACATTTCCATTGAAAATAAATGTGGTAATAAATACGCTTCTGGCTTTGCAATTTGGTTTAAATCTTTTGTTCGTACTCGAGTAGCTAACAAGGATTGATGTGCATCACGAAATGTTGTATCTGTGATGAGTACTTCTCGTTGGTTTTTAATCCACTCTACAAGCCCTTTTGCTCCATGTAATTCTAGAATTTGTTTCGTTCCATTTTCAATAGAAACATCTACCGGAATTTTTGGAATCATTGGCTCATCAAATGTTGGTTTCTTTTGTTTTTCTAGCCCTGGATAGCCATTTACCGTTGTTTTTGCAATATACGTTAACATTTTTGTCCCGCGGTCTTTCAGCTTTGTAAATTGAAACAATTCTGGTGTCGTGTCAATAAAAGACGTATCATATTGACTTGTCTTAAATTTTTCATGCTGCATTACATTTATTAAAAATGGAATATTCGTTTTAATACCACGAATACGGAATTCCCGTAAGTTACGTAACATTTTTTGTGATGCTTGCGCAAAAGATAACCCCCACGTTGATAACTTCACTAATAGCGAATCATAATAAGGAGTAATCACTGCACCTTGAAAACTATTTCCTGTATCTAACCGAACACCAAATCCCCCACTAGAACGATAAACGGTAATTTTCCCAGTATCTGGCATGAAATTATTTGCTGGATCTTCTGTTGTAATCCGGGCCTGAATAGCATATCCGCGACAAATAATTTCCTCTTGTTTCGGTATTGCTAGTTCTTCGCTATGTAGCGACAAACCTTCAGCTAAATGAATTTGAGTTTGGACAATATCAATGCCCGTCACCATCTCTGTAATTGTATGTTCGACTTGAATTCTTGGATTCACTTCAATAAAATAAAAATCCCCATTTGGTGTCACTAAAAACTCTACTGTACCGGCATTTTTATAATGAACATGCTTCATTAAACGAACAGCTGCTTGACAAATTTCCATTCGTAATTCATTCGATAAAGAAACAGATGGTGCAACCTCGACTACCTTTTGGTATCTTCGTTGAACGGAACAATCTCGTTCGTACAAATGAATAATGTTCCCATCGTTATCCCCTAAAATTTGTACCTCAATATGTTTAGGGGTTTCTACAAATTTTTCAACATATATTTCATCTTGACCAAATGCCTTTTTTGCTTCTGATTTTGCACGTTCGTATGCTTCTTTTACTTCCTTTTTAGAACGAACAATTCTCATTCCGCGACCACCACCACCAAGAGACGCTTTAATAATGAATGGAAAACCGTGGACATCACCGAACCTTTCTGCTTCTTGTAAACTTAAAATCGGACCATCGCTTCCCGGAATGACTGGAAGGTTAGCATCAATTGCTGTCGCTCGGGCCGCTACTTTATCTCCAAACATTTCTAAGTGACGAATCGCTGGACCAACAAAAATAATTCCCTCTTCTTCACAGCGCTTTGCAAACGTCGCATTTTCGGATAAAAAACCATATCCAGGGTGAATTGCATCTACATCTGTTCGTTTTGCAATTTCAATCATCCCTTCAATATCTAAATATGCTTCAATTGGTTGCTTTCCTTCTCCAACGGCGTACGCTTCATCAGCTTTGAATCGATGATACGAGTTGCTATCTTCTTTGGAATAAATGGCCACAGTACGAATCGATAACTCAGCGCAAGCTCGAAAAATTCGGATTGCAATTTCTCCTCGATTTGCCACTAGTAACTTTTTGATTTTTGTTTTTTGCAGTCCCCTCTGTTTCATTTACGTTTCTTCCCCTTTCCCCAAAAAACTGAAACAATCATCCACACTTTTCAAGCTAAAGCAGAAGAAATAGAGTTACAAAGGAATATAAACCGTTTAGCAAATAGTATGTCATAATTATTTTTATTATGTCATACTTATATTAAAATTCCTATTATTTTATAAAAAAAGAACCTAAAAATATTAATTTAGGTTCTTTTTTCCTTATATCGTAGTTGCTTCAAACGTTTTACAATCGGTTTCTTTTTGATGTTTTGCATGATTTCCATTTTGACTAACAACATAAATTTGTTCTGCTCCACACTTGTTTCCATTTTCCCAATAAGAACAGTTATTTACTTCACAAAGAACATCTTTTGCCATTTTCACTCCCCCTTTCCTTTTTAATATGCAGGGAAATTGGGGGACTTATTCATTTTTCTTTAGACAATTGCGTATGCTCTTGTAAAAGCACCGTCACTATTTTTTATCTTTAATGGAGCCGCTGAAAAGAAAAAACGTTCTTTCTGTATTTGATCCAAATTTTTTAAGTTTTCTATTAGGATAATTTCATTTTTTAACAATGTGTGATGGATTGGAGATGTTTCACTCGTCACTTCGTCAGGAGACAAAAAATCAATTCCAAGTGCATTGATTTCTAGTTCTACTAATCGGTCAGCTAATGCTTGGGACAAATAAAAAGACTGTTCTACATACTTCTCCGTATTCCATAATTGAGAAGCGTTCGTACGAAGTAACACAATATCCCCTTTTTGAATCGATACATTTTCTAAAATGGACAGTGGAAGCGCAGATCCTAGTACATTTGTCGCATCCACTATGACTGCTTCACCTACAAATTTCTTTAGTGGTAGGTTATCAATTGTTTTTCCACTTGAAATAAAATGTTTTGGTGCATCACAGTGTGTCCCCACATGTACAACAGCATGTAAATCTGTTACTTGAAACCCGCTTTCCTCAATCGAAGTAAGTTCACGTAGTTGAAGGGAAGGCGTGCCTGGAAATTGCGTCATATTTTTCTCAAACGTTTGGGATAAATCGATAATTTTCATCTAGGTCCTCCTTCTTAAAAATTCCAATATGATTACTATGATTATAAAGAAGCTCTTTTCTTTTTGTCAATAAAGAAATCTTCCATCAGTGGGAGTTTTCGCACTTCCCACAGGGATAGTTAGATGTACTTATCCTATGTTTACACAAAAAGCGTAGGAAGGCTCGTTCACTAACTGAATAAAAAAACGAGAGCTTTTATTTCGCTCCCGCTGCTTGTTTATGCAAATACTTCCGTCCACTCTGCGCGCTTTTCTAAAAGATATGTGGCGATTTTTTTTGCACCTTCTAAGCTATGGCTTGCAGCAAATCCACATTGCACTTCGTTGCACGCTGGTACTTCTGTTGCTTCTAACACATCTTGTAACGTTTTTTCTAATACGGTTAAAATCTCCTCGTAATCATCATGATTAATAACCGATAAATAAAAACCAGTTTGGCATCCCATTGGACCAATATCAATGACACAATCTAAATGATTACGGATAAGTTCGGCCATTAAATGTTCTAAAGAATGAAGCGCTGGCATTTCCATATGAGATTGATTTGGTTGGCAAACACGAAAATCATATTTATGAATTTGATCGCCATTTTTACCAGTTGTTACGCCAACGAGACGAACATATGGTGCTTTCACCTTTGTATGATCTAAATTAAAACTTTCTACATTCATTTTTTTATTTTCCACGTTGTTTCAACTCCTCAATCATATTAATTACTAACGTCGCTGAGTGACGACCTGCTTTTT
The genomic region above belongs to Massilibacterium senegalense and contains:
- the pyc gene encoding pyruvate carboxylase, which gives rise to MKQRGLQKTKIKKLLVANRGEIAIRIFRACAELSIRTVAIYSKEDSNSYHRFKADEAYAVGEGKQPIEAYLDIEGMIEIAKRTDVDAIHPGYGFLSENATFAKRCEEEGIIFVGPAIRHLEMFGDKVAARATAIDANLPVIPGSDGPILSLQEAERFGDVHGFPFIIKASLGGGGRGMRIVRSKKEVKEAYERAKSEAKKAFGQDEIYVEKFVETPKHIEVQILGDNDGNIIHLYERDCSVQRRYQKVVEVAPSVSLSNELRMEICQAAVRLMKHVHYKNAGTVEFLVTPNGDFYFIEVNPRIQVEHTITEMVTGIDIVQTQIHLAEGLSLHSEELAIPKQEEIICRGYAIQARITTEDPANNFMPDTGKITVYRSSGGFGVRLDTGNSFQGAVITPYYDSLLVKLSTWGLSFAQASQKMLRNLREFRIRGIKTNIPFLINVMQHEKFKTSQYDTSFIDTTPELFQFTKLKDRGTKMLTYIAKTTVNGYPGLEKQKKPTFDEPMIPKIPVDVSIENGTKQILELHGAKGLVEWIKNQREVLITDTTFRDAHQSLLATRVRTKDLNQIAKPEAYLLPHLFSMEMWGGATFDVSMRFLFEDPWERLKTIRQEVPNVLLQMLLRGANAVGYTNYPDNVIQSFVQRAAKNGMDVFRIFDSLNWVKGMEIAIASVIDSGKVAEATMCYTGDILDVGRKKYDISYYKQLAKELEQTGAHILGIKDMAGLLKPEAAYQLITTLKETVDLPIHLHTHDTSGNGIFMYAKAIEAGVDIVDAAMGSMAGLTSQPSMNTLYYALEHSSRRPKMNIQHVEKISRYWEETRKYYHGFESGLLAPHTEVYQHEMPGGQYSNLQQQAKAVGLKNRFDEVKDMYRRVNLLFGDIVKVTPSSKVVGDMALFMVQNHLSAETIFERGKTLDFPDSVVQFFQGYLGQPSGGFPQPLQNIILNGKKPLDDRPGKTLPEVDFKAMKELLSDTLHHIATAEEVLSYALYPKVFLDFAKVTDEFGDLSVLDTPTFFYGMRLGEEIHVKIEQGKTLIVKLVAISQPQSDGTRIIYFEMNGQPREVTIKDQSIKSTMIEKRKTDKTNPSHIGATMPGTVLKVLVTKGEEVKSGEHLLITEAMKMETTIQAPVAGIVKDIHVQEGESILTGDLLLEIDPA
- a CDS encoding DUF1540 domain-containing protein; this encodes MAKDVLCEVNNCSYWENGNKCGAEQIYVVSQNGNHAKHQKETDCKTFEATTI
- a CDS encoding cyclase family protein is translated as MKIIDLSQTFEKNMTQFPGTPSLQLRELTSIEESGFQVTDLHAVVHVGTHCDAPKHFISSGKTIDNLPLKKFVGEAVIVDATNVLGSALPLSILENVSIQKGDIVLLRTNASQLWNTEKYVEQSFYLSQALADRLVELEINALGIDFLSPDEVTSETSPIHHTLLKNEIILIENLKNLDQIQKERFFFSAAPLKIKNSDGAFTRAYAIV
- a CDS encoding S-ribosylhomocysteine lyase; its protein translation is MNVESFNLDHTKVKAPYVRLVGVTTGKNGDQIHKYDFRVCQPNQSHMEMPALHSLEHLMAELIRNHLDCVIDIGPMGCQTGFYLSVINHDDYEEILTVLEKTLQDVLEATEVPACNEVQCGFAASHSLEGAKKIATYLLEKRAEWTEVFA